The Clostridia bacterium DNA window ACATGTGGCTAGAAGCATGGGAAGCAATCAAGTACAGGTGCAAATCGGAATCTAACGATTTGGACTTCTTCAACAGGCACTATCGCGATGATTTCTTCGTCAGCAACCTATGTCAGGACCTGGAGGGCGAGTTGCACAACGCCGGCCTGGAAGACAGTGTCTATTTCCAGAAGCGAATTGACTACTGCAACGAATTCCTGCGTCTCTTCCCAGGCGCGAGTGATCTGATCATTCATAACATGAGACGCGCTGTTGCAGAGTCGTATGCGAGTCTGGGCGATTATGAGCGGTGCGATTCGGAGTTTGAGAGGCTGGTGCAGGACTATCCGACTAACCCATGGGGATGCATCGGATGGGGCGATATGTATTTCCTTCGCAAGGAAGACGACTATGGCAAGGCAAAGGAGCTCTATCTGAAAGCCTTAGCTGTTGCGAAAGAGAGGTTCGACATCGACGCAGTACACGAAAGACTAGATGACATAGAACACCCAACCAGACCTCAACCGCCGGAAATGCCTTCCTAAGGTTAGTCTATTAGGTAG harbors:
- a CDS encoding SEC-C metal-binding domain-containing protein; protein product: MKKIGRNDPCPCGSGKKYKKCCLNKPRPILSYFQKFLMYKEVDDMSTEDIIQRLDSIGIRFDKDVFLRDIEEYYSAQQLSENWLGAFSVAAKGREEDFPWLAAWVLWGRLAPAENVPKERIAHLVDEGYQYLSTEDHTRACDMWLEAWEAIKYRCKSESNDLDFFNRHYRDDFFVSNLCQDLEGELHNAGLEDSVYFQKRIDYCNEFLRLFPGASDLIIHNMRRAVAESYASLGDYERCDSEFERLVQDYPTNPWGCIGWGDMYFLRKEDDYGKAKELYLKALAVAKERFDIDAVHERLDDIEHPTRPQPPEMPS